The genomic segment AAATTATTTGAATTTATGGAATATAAAATTAACAAAGGAAAATATAGTATTGATTTATGGCGCTATATCATATAAAATTACATAATTTTAAAATAATTATTAATATATAATTTCGATATAGATTGTAGAAAAAGGAATATAATTATATAATAAATATGTATTCACTTAATAATTGAGAATTTAGGAAATATATAGTTACATTTTTACTTAAAAAAATACTTTAAAAGTATTTTGTCAGAACCTATTTACTTTCTGAGAAAAAAAGTGTATAATTTACAAATAGTGGAAGATGATAAAGTAATATTAATCGGACTTAAGAGATATTTATGTAAAAGTGAATATATTAATAGAAAAATTACTAGTGTAAATGTAGACGTACATACCCTATTAATGTCAAAGGATCTTACAATAATTTGTAGAAGTAATATATTGTGTTATATTGTACAATAATGGAACTATTTAATAAGATATGGTTATAGGGGTTAAATAATATATTAAAATACAAACATAATAAAAGAATGGACAAAAGGAGAGAAAAAATATGGAAGATTCAAAAATATCTGTACTAATTGCTGATGATAACAAAGAATTTTGCAGTATATTAAATGATTATCTACTTAATCAAAAAGATATAGTTGTCACAGGAATTGCAAAAGATGGTAGAGAGGCTTTGGAGTTAATAGTAGAAAGAAAGCCTGATTTAGTTATTCTTGATATAATAATGCCACATTTAGATGGATTAGGTGTTTTAGAAAAATTAAATACAATGCAATTGGAAAAGGTTCCAAGAATAATAATATTATCAGCAGTAGGTCAAGATAAGATTACTCAACAGGCAATAACTCTTGGTGCGGATTATTATACTGTAAAACCTTTTGACATGGAAGTATTCACAAAAAGAATCAGAGAAATGTTTAATAGCTCTGCTGCAGTTCAAGAAACAAACATGAGAAATTCGTATGCATCATCAATGATATCTACTCCAAGTGAAAATAAAACAAAGGCACCTATTGATTTAGAAACAGAAATAACTAATATAATACATGAAGTTGGAGTGCCAGCTCATATTAAAGGTTACATGTATTTAAGAGAAGCTATAACAATGGTTGTTAACGATATGGAATTATTATCAGCAGTAACTAAAGAGTTATATCCTTCAATAGCTAAGAAGTACAATACAACAGCTTCAAGAGTTGAAAGAGCAATAAGACATGCAATAGAAGTAGCGTGGGGAAGAGGTCAAATTGAGGCTATTAACAGGTTATTTGGATATACAGTGCATAATGATAAAGGCAAGCCAACAAATAGTGAATTTATAGCTATAATAGCTGATAAATTAAGACTTAAAAATAAAGTGTCTTAGTAAGCATTTAATTAAGTTGAAAAGCTAAGTTGAATATTGCAAAAAAATGGTTTCTATCTATATTTTAATAGCGACTAATAGTTTTTGTGAAAATTAATATTCTAACATTATATATGACTAATGCCTTCTATTAGTTAGGTGTAGCAATCTAACTAATAGAAGGTTGTTTTGGTTGCAAAAGCAAAAGAATTATAGAGGAAAGCAACCTAAATTAACCATCCTTTTTAAGTAGAAAATTTGAAGCGGACATGTTATAATTAAAGTGTTAGAATTTAAGATATAGAAAGACAGAGGATTAAAGTGTATGGAAATAAAAATTAATATTCCAGTATTAAAAATATTAGCGATAACTATTTCGGGAATATTGGGTTATATAACTGGAATAATAGTATATAAATAGATATGATATTTTAGACTAAGGAGATATAAATATTCTTTGGTCTTTTTTTATGTAAAAAAATAAATTAACTAACAATAAAGTAATGGGATTTCAAAAGTGGATTATAGCATATGAAAGTACAATTATATGGTATACAAGTGGTAAGAAAAAGAGAATAAGTATATTTTTATTAAAAAATATATTACAATAGTAAATTATTAACGACATAAAAACCTACACAATGTTATAAGTTTACAATTCATCGTGTATAAAAAAGAGAAAATGATGCTTTTAGTGCTGAAAAATGTGGAAATAAAAGTTAAAATAAAGACGATATAAAGAAGGTATTTGTATAAGAATGTAGAAATATATGGTTAGGTGAAAGAGATTTGATATTTATAAGTATATCGAGTCAATTTAACTAAAATTATATTATGGAGGTATTATAAAAAAGAGAATCAACTTGAGAATAATTTGTGCATTAATGAAGGGTGGTTTTTTATGGAATTTAATTGGGATAAGAAGTGGTCAGTAGGTATTGATAAAATAGATCATCAACACAAAGAATTGTTTGATAGAATTAATAAGTTAGTAATTGCGATGAGAGAGGGAAAAGGAAAAGATGAGGTTATAGAGACTTTAAGCTTTCTAGAAGAGTACGTTATTAAGCATTTTAATGATGAAGAAGAGATGCAAAGAAAGAGTAATTATCCTAAATACGATATTCAACATAAGCAACATGAAGAATTCAAAGAGGAGCTTAGAGAATTAAGAAAAGTTTTTGAAAAAGCTGGTGTCTCAGCATTATTCGTTATAAATGTACAACAAAAGATGTCCAGTTGGTGGAGAAAGCATATTAGAGAATTGGATCGGGATCTAGGAGGATTCTTAATAGAAAGTTCTAAATAGTACTGTTTACTAAAGATATGATGGAATATAATTATATTAAAAGATAAAAAATCTTAATCGTTTTAATTTGGCAAATTATTAAGAAAAATCAATGAAAAGGATAGCTTATTTGGAAATATAAGCTATCCTAAAATTGGTTTATGATATTTTTTTGAGGTAAAAAAATAATGAAAATTGTTTTATATTGGGAAATAGCAATAACACAATTTTATTAATAAAAATCTTATACAAAATAACATAAATACTGTAGATTGGAAAAAGGGATTTTATATAATCTTATAGAATATTTTTAGTTATAGAAAAGGGGTGAGGGTATGAGAGAAGTAAAAGACGAAAAGCTAACAAAGGATCAACAAAAAGAAGCATTAAAAAGCGCTATAACAATGATAGTAGAAAACTATAAGATGTTACTAATAAGTAATAATAATATATCAGGCCTAGAGAAACAAAAATTATACGGTGATCTTGAACATAGTGTGGCAGCAATAGAATTTATAACACAATGTAAGCTTGATAAAGGCGTATTATGGGAAGGAATATGAAACTAATCTAAATAATTAAAATATGTATAATGTTATTAAAGTATAATTAGTGTAGCGTAAAAAATATTTCACGCAACAAAAAGAATAGTTCACTAGGGTGAAATGAACTATTCTTATATGGGTCATAGTATTTTTTATAGGAGTAAAATAATGTTTTATCTTGTTTCAAGTAATATTATAAATATATATTGTGGCAATATTATGACAACTATAAAAAAACTAATATTAAAATTTCAGCAATAATATTTAAAAAAATTGTATAGAATTGTTGACAAAACTCATGAATATATGATATTTTTGTAAAAGCATACTTTTAATTTAGTTCAGAGAAGCTAAGAAGGGGGAACATATGATGAATAATAAATCATTAAAAAGTGAAAAAAATTTTATAGATGTAAAAGAGAAAGTTTCTTTAAAGAGAGCAATTCCATTAAGTATCCAACATTTGTTTGCAATGTTTGGAGCTTCAGTCTTAGTACCACTTATTTTTAAAATTGATCCGACAACAGTGCTATTTTTTAATGGTATTGGTACATTACTTTATGCCTTTATTACTAAAAAAAGTATTCCAGCTTATTTAGGATCAAGTTTTGCCTTTATATCACCAGTATTACTTTTATATAGTCAAGGATATGATTTTCAGACTATACAAGGCGGTTTTGTATTTGTAGGTATATCATTTTCAATAATAGCGATTATTGTTGGCTACACAGGTATGGGATGGATAAATAAATTATTTCCACCAGCTGCCATGGGATCAATAATAACAATTATAGGTTTAGAATTGGCTAGTAATGCAGCAGATCAAGCAGGTTTTCCGGTTGGATTAAGTAATTCTCCAACTTTAAACATAACATGGGTAATTGTTTCTATGGTTACTTTAGCTACAGTGATTTTATGTAATATCTTATTAAAAGGATTCTTGAAAGTTATACCTATATTAATAGGAGTGGTAGTTGGATACATTACAGCATTCTTTATGGGATTAGTAGATTTTAGTACTATAAATAATGCAAATTATTTTGTTTTACCTAATATAAAGGTTGCACATTTCAGTTTAAATGCAATTTTAACTATACTACCTGCAACATTTGTAGTAATTGCAGAACATGTTGGTCATTTAAAAGTTACTAGCAGCATTGTTGGAAGAGACTTATCAAAAGATCCTGGACTTCATAGATCTTTACTTGGAGACGGGCTATCAACTATCATTTCGGGAATGTTTGGTTCTGTACCAACAACAACTTATGGTGAAAATATAGGAGTTTTAGCTCTAACTAAAGTGTATAGTGTATATGTAATATGTGGGGCCGGTTTAGTATCAATTTTGCTAGGGTTTTCTGGGAAAATGTCAGCACTTATTAGCACAATTCCAACACCTGTTATTGGAGGAATAAGTTTCTTATTATTTGGAACTATTGCAACTTCAGGATTAAGAACTTTTATTGAA from the Clostridium beijerinckii genome contains:
- the spo0A gene encoding sporulation transcription factor Spo0A, encoding MEDSKISVLIADDNKEFCSILNDYLLNQKDIVVTGIAKDGREALELIVERKPDLVILDIIMPHLDGLGVLEKLNTMQLEKVPRIIILSAVGQDKITQQAITLGADYYTVKPFDMEVFTKRIREMFNSSAAVQETNMRNSYASSMISTPSENKTKAPIDLETEITNIIHEVGVPAHIKGYMYLREAITMVVNDMELLSAVTKELYPSIAKKYNTTASRVERAIRHAIEVAWGRGQIEAINRLFGYTVHNDKGKPTNSEFIAIIADKLRLKNKVS
- the uraA gene encoding uracil permease; amino-acid sequence: MNNKSLKSEKNFIDVKEKVSLKRAIPLSIQHLFAMFGASVLVPLIFKIDPTTVLFFNGIGTLLYAFITKKSIPAYLGSSFAFISPVLLLYSQGYDFQTIQGGFVFVGISFSIIAIIVGYTGMGWINKLFPPAAMGSIITIIGLELASNAADQAGFPVGLSNSPTLNITWVIVSMVTLATVILCNILLKGFLKVIPILIGVVVGYITAFFMGLVDFSTINNANYFVLPNIKVAHFSLNAILTILPATFVVIAEHVGHLKVTSSIVGRDLSKDPGLHRSLLGDGLSTIISGMFGSVPTTTYGENIGVLALTKVYSVYVICGAGLVSILLGFSGKMSALISTIPTPVIGGISFLLFGTIATSGLRTFIEEKVDFSKSRNLILTSVIFIVGLSGIKLTLGTIELKGMGLATVVAMVLSISFMIFDKLGIMNEAE
- a CDS encoding bacteriohemerythrin; translated protein: MEFNWDKKWSVGIDKIDHQHKELFDRINKLVIAMREGKGKDEVIETLSFLEEYVIKHFNDEEEMQRKSNYPKYDIQHKQHEEFKEELRELRKVFEKAGVSALFVINVQQKMSSWWRKHIRELDRDLGGFLIESSK